The genomic interval ctggaggaattttgaggcagattttttctacctgcaaaaaactccatctgacagtggcgtagctataggggtcgcagcagtcgcggcTCCCCGTTGCCACATGGCACTAACGGTACAAttgattttttaatactttactgGCTGGGCTGAGGGCCCCTCACGTGACATCAtgatcacatggtacactcaatGTACCATGTGACATCACGTGAAGTTAGTTCCGGCCATTCATGAAGAGAACGCAACGAAGTGCGGATGGTGAGATAGAGCCTGGATGCCCTGGAAGTTGGAGCCGATCATCCGACTCCTCAGGAAACAAGACCTGGTGAGTCGCAGAAGGGGTCCGTGATGCGATgtgatgtattgtattgtattgagaGGAGAGCACAATTCATTACAAACTGTGAGTCGCGACTCTCTGGggagtcgtgtgaagacctccggggggggcAGCCACCGAGGTTcctgttccaactgtatctgcttcgTCAGGATTCAGATACAGTTTAATTCagggctggagcaaggagctgacggctccttgctccatcattcactgtgccgtgagccatgAGCGGCTCAGAGTaggcaggtgcgatgtagtgacgtcatcgcgcctgcctgcaccgagtcactcacagcacagaccggagaagaattatactgtgttgggcagctatgagggcattatactttatgggggcattatactgtatggggtctgctatgcgggcattatactgtgtggggcagctattgggggcattatactgtgtggggcagctatcgggggtattatactgtatgggggcagctatggggagcattatacagtgggggctgttgggcaaggtggctgggcataggcgctgCAGGGTTCTTGTGGTGgtagggaggggtaggggggcccaagctgaattcttgcaccagggcccatgagcctttagctacgcccctgccatctgaacagggccttaggagtCAACGTCAAGAAAGGGGCGCTTAGTCATGTATGTAGCCATGTATGGGGTTAAAAGCATTAGTCACAATTGGCAGATTGCAGGCCATTGTCAACGTCTCATGCGCAAAAGAGATGAGATCTGATGAAACAGCAATATGGAAGACTGGAGCAGAGGGTCCCATATTCTGGTACAGAAAGGATCATTGCAGGGGGCAATAGCCTTCATGTAATGGCAACCCGAAGTTTGTTCAGCTTACTCCAAATGTGCACCCTGAGGAGATAGgttttaataatttttctaacCTTTTCAGAAACAAACCCTACGAAACCCCAGATTTTCAAACAGGTGCACCCTGAGGAGATaggttttaataatttttgtaaCCTTTTCAGAAACAAACCCTACGAAACCCCAGATTTTCAAACAGTAACCTATTTTACTAATAATGcttgaagaaaaacaaaaatagagaCGGCGCTCTAAGGTAATACTGTATGTACTGATGGTATATTTGATATACAGATGAGTGAAGGTAGATTCACCTGGTTTAGTTGTGCAGAATcgtcagcacaacttaactttatagCTCGTCTCCGGTAAACTGTGCTAGCCTCTGGAGCAGACCCACGGTAGATAGCTCCAATGTTGGAGTTTCTTCAGCGTGGTCATTCAAATTCGGAAAACTGGACAAAAATTCTCCTCGTGTCGGGCACTCTTGTGTAGCTAGTGCGGTGATTACCACGGACCCATCAGATGGATTTTAAAACAATTTATTGGACAACAtggtataaaaacaataaaaaagactGCTTTGTTTCAACCTCGTACTGAGGTCTTTGTCAGTCTTCTCCTCTCTGCCCATACTCTAAATTAATTCTACTTTCCACCGTTATTATACAGGACCCTGGAAACTTTGGACCGTTCTGCATAATTCAatcaatatatttttaatttctcaTTTAGACCTCTGAAGGGATATGTAGTAGTGGGGGTGGGGTGGTAAATCTATCAATAATTATCATACATGCTGTCTACTCACTAAAGCTCTATGGCTTCTCTGACTGTGTCATTGTTTGTGAAGCTTTAATAAGACAGTGCAAAGAGAAAAAGGTGACAAATATTATATGGTACTGCAAAGTTAGCAGTGTTGAAAAAACATTAAACATTCAGCTAGTCTTGTCACTTAAGTCCTCGGAAGTGCTGATAGTTATGTCCCTTTATGTTGTAGTAACTGGAGCATAAaggttttgttttattatttatcatGAACAATCCACAGCTGATGGTCTTTATAAAATGGAAAGTAATAAGGATAAAAATGTCaaataaaaatacaacatttaaACATGTATTATTCAAGGTTTACATATATTATTATGTTTACTAGTACTGCTACTTCTGCTACTTCTATTATTACTACTGCTAAAATAAGCCAATGAAAGACTTTACTACTGGTGAAGGTTTACCATTGCTTCAAAGATTATTCTTAGGAAACATATTAATAGTTATCCTCTAGTATATTTAGAAATCTCTACTGATTacaataataacattatattatggAATTATGGAATTGCTTTAGTAAAGtttatggggggaatttatcaagcaCTCTATGGCAGTTttttggcatagaaaagtcacaatTGAGTTTTTGTGCTAAAATGTTACCGACTTTTGCATTTTTATACCGTCTCCACCACTTTTCAAAAAAGAGGGTGAAGCTTAGCAGGAGGGGCGTGGCCACTCACAGCCCAGCAAACtcattataatttatgccagaaatctAGCTCATAGCTGGTGTGGATTTTACTTTCTGGCACGTGGACAGCCAGAGATGCAGCTCTTAATAAATAAGGAACATTTTACTTAAAagtgttgtccactttctgaaaactgatgacctatccactgaataggtcatcagtatatgatcggtacgtgtccgacatctggaccccgcactgatccacAACTCTGGCTgactccgtgcaccggatgtttggaacgggatgcagtagttggagctggaagcagatggctccgaccactgcatagcggccgttcagcagaactgagctctgctcctattcactactcacttcagctcggccgctattcattAACAGGAGCGATCTGTTTCAGTCAACATTGtctggcgcccggaggcagctggagtggcggattggtgcggggtccggatagCGGACacgtaccgatcatatactgatgacctatccagtggataggtcatcagttgtcagaaagtggaaaacccatttaagtgctctttatattaagactagtGTATAAAAcaacagtcttaataaatcttcccctATGTCTGCAGTCTTTATCCTGTTGAAGTGCCTGCTGGCCAAACATGGGGAATTCTATCAACTAATAGAATAGGTTTATAGTGGGGTCCCAATTCTGCATTGGTTCTAGAGTAGACAGAATtgcaggggctgtgtaatacagtccaaGCATTACTGCCAGCGCATGAAACAGAGCAAAAGCAAGGGCAATTTTATTTCTCCTTACTGTCCACTCCAGATCCACTGAAGATAAGTTGGTCATATAAGTTTTTCCTCATTTTATTTCTATTACAATTCTATTCAGCCAGGAATATTAAATGTCAGAATACAGTGCAATTTCTAATATCATTATTGACACAGAAATCGAACGTGTTTCGAAAGCCTGACCTTTCAACCTATTAAGTTAGCCaataaaatgtgtacattttaaaggtgttgtctggttTAGGAAGCCCATTTTAAAAGTTAACAACAAAAAATTGGTCCCCCATTCAGAAACCTCATTTATTAGCCAGAGCATGAAGCGCTACAAATAGTGTCTctgtgcaatgcttaatttcccctgtagtggtgcTGTAGGCAAACTGAACACTTGCTGTCAGGTTCCTCCACAGGTTACAGCTAAGATAATCATTGGAGTACCTGTGATCCTGTAATCAGCTTAgtatcagactttttttttgttctttgtaattaattgtccaaagtggacagccCTTTTATGTATGAACTCtctaaattattttattaatgaaGCTAGTATTGTCATGTCTTCtataattttacatttatttccccCTCAGGTAAACCAGTAGGGTATGGCTATAGCAGTCGGCGTTCACATCACAGAGGGATAGTGGATGAGTGCTGCTTCCAAAGCTGTGATCTGAGGAGGTTAGAGATGTATTGTGCACCTGCCAAGCCTGTGAAATCAGCGCGTTCTGTGCGTGCCCAGCGTCACACAGATATGCCAAAGGCCCAGAAGGTAATCCAGCATTACAAGAAGTCTGTTTGATGCAGTGGGCCGTAATAGAAGACATGCATCAATGTTTTTAAATGAAATTATATACTTAATCTGGAGTTATTCTGGCTGGTTAAGCAGGTTTCTTACCCTTGTTGTGTATTTTGCTTTAGTTATCCTTTAGTAAATGCACGCATAGTGAAATACCTCCTTATCTATTCACACTTCTCAGAACATGGCTTCAAGAAAGTATGAATAGTGCACCTAACACAGTCAGTCCTGCTCAGCAATTCTTGTCTCATGCACATCAATACTCATATTCAATTAGCTTCAATAGTAATAGTTATGTGTGTATTTGTTTGGAAATAGATGTAAATGGTGATTTAATCcacataatgccactatagcattTTAACTAGTGTCCAATAAGCTTTATGTTTTTTAGAGCCCCCTCATTCTAGAAATCAATGGTTACCTAAGATGACAGATACCACCAATGTGATCCTCTCACATGTATCTAGGACATATCACAAGATCGGTTTCACTGGATTTACCCTTTAAAGGGGCATTTCCAACTTTAAatatttttggcatatccacaggggagcgctctgggatccgcacctatatcaagaacgggGGTCACCCGTTTTGTCTGGTGCGTTGGCTGCTGGCCGCAGGTTCGAGGCGAGGACTAGTAGAGAGAGGGCCACTCTTGCTTGACTGTTTTTGCAACTCCcgttgaacagaatggagagagacgcAAGAGAGAAGCCCCCCCCCCATTCCCTGTCTGGAAGCTGTGGCAAGCTTCTGTCAAAGCAGGCGAAATAGGGGTCGGATAACCCCACCTCTTAATataggtgcgggtaccagagctgggaccccgatctattagacatttatggcatatcctgtggatatgccataaatgtccttgttgggaatacccttttaagtagAATTAGAATTTAAATGTTTTATGGCTTTTGCAGCTTATTTGTGATACATATGAATAATGTGTTTCTATATGTTAACAGGAAGTACATCTGAAGAACGCAAGTAGAGGGAACACAGGGAGTCGGAGCTTCAGGATATAATGCTATTGTCACTCAAAGTCTTGAAGAATGAATGTGCCATCTGCAGGATACATCACTGAAATGGAACAAAATCAGATAAAACAGGGAAAGACTTCACTTCTCTCAATCAATGGGCATTCTTCCTTTGTACAATGCAAATACACATTCCAATATTATATTTTCCAAACAGAATCATGGCAACTCACTTAGCTAATCTAATACTGTGTAATCTTTCACCTGTTTTACATGTCCTGCACATAGCCTGTGTCCCCTAGAGGTCCAGAAATAAATGGCCTTTCTGATGGATCCAATTGCACTATACTTAACCAATGTTCCATGGGTGCTAGAAGAATGACCCAGACATGTCTAAGAGAGTTATTTCTTATATTTGCACTTCTCTTTATGGGCTGTTTATTATCCAGAGTCCAATAACATTGTTTGCCTGCCCTTCTGTATTTGCACAGTTTGGCTTTTCAGTAAATGTTTTTTCTCCCTATTCTTATGTTCACAAATACCGTCATCCCAAAATATGCTAATTGTGGGTCAGGTTTTACGTTTCACAATGGCTTGATTCATCCACTTTTGCTGAATATGTTATGATACAACAGTTTAACAGGCTCATAAACCTCACAGATCTCTCTAGGTATCAAGCTAGTTAACTGTCCAACAGTATACATTTGTGCTCAATCCATACAATATCTGTTTATCACTAATGCACATATATCATTTGCTATGTAGAGATGTAAATTAGTACAATGGTGCTACCGTATGTTGTAGTGAGTGTTGTGTAATGGCCACAAATATTGACTGGTAAAAGCAAACACATCTCATGAGGACAAACCGGGGCCTTAATTTAAGTGTTAGTACAATATTATTCTGTTTTACCTTCTATTTAGACTGAACTTGAAAgaaagaaatgtgaaaaaaaaaatactaattatTTATCACTATGAGGTGAGTGAGTAGATATAAGAGTCCTTTAATCTCATTTTATTGAATATGCCTCTTCTTCAATAATTATCTACCTACTGCCCACTTTCAGCAGTCCTTTTTTTACCTACTTAATGAGGCTGTGCTGGTGAGTCAGTCCCTTAAAAAGTCATCCTGATGATCAGCTTTTTGTTATGTCcccgagttaaaaaaaaaaaatcccaggggATCAACTGTTACCACCAGGGGAAGCTGTGGCCAACCTtacatttcctctgcagtggCTGCTGCGGGgaaaatatagtattacagtaaATGCTAGCCATATAAATGAAGATCCACTCTAGCTAATAGAAGGAGGTCCTCAGCAGGCGAcctcctctatgacatccatacatCCTAATATTATAATTCTCTCTATGAGATATTCCCTTTAaagtgttttaaaaaagtaaaaggtaGTTAGGGGCAAAATATTAGTTTAACCCTTGTCATCTCCAGGCAACTGCTAAGAGAGTAGCACACATATTTTAATTTTAACAGTTTACGCAGATTAATTTAGAAAACAATGATCCTTTGTGCTGATCTATTGAAAagtctattatatatttttagcCTCTCATAGAAAAGGATTTTTCCATGTGAACAGTTTGATTATAGGGCTGTGGTACTTCCAAAACCACACAATGTATAGGAACATTTTCCTTGCAGTAACAAAATATGCTTGTCTATTCTATACACAGATTAAAAGGTAATTTTTCAGTATCCAAAATGAAAAGTGTTAATAGCCACTAATTCATACCAAATGGAAAGCGTTCTTCTCCAAGAGGGTCCTGTCATAGGATTTAAATGATTGCTTCAGTCATCTCCCAGTAAAGAATCTGTATACCATTTAACAGCTTTGTTGTGTTTAATTTGTACAACAGATGTCAAGAAAGACCGATCCCTTGAGTCAATATACGTCAATTCATTAAATCATGACCCTCATTCCATATGTGACTTGAGGAGGAGGTTCATTCAATTTATGGGAAAGGAAAAGCCTGCTTTCCTTACATGTATAAAACTATTTTTAAAAGTTGATCATTCTACCATAAATGAAATTCATACCATTTAAACACATCCTGGCAAGtcataaaaaaaagacatttctCACACTAGTTACTGTTGACCCAATGATGGAAATTACAAGAAGGAACCTtgtaatgtaaaaaatgtttacatccGTAATTTTATATGAGAAGCACTATGTTCAAATGCCCATTAATTTATTCTGTTTGGACAGAAGTGCATGTATATTGATAGCTATATGTCTGTTTTTTACAGTAACAGGTAGTTCAGTAGAATAGAATATTCAATTTCTATTCCTAAGCAGGTGACTCTACCAATTGGGTGTTTTCCAAGTCTTTTCAGTGAACATGAGAATTATGAATTACTGAACTAACACTGTATGAAATAGCAATTCCAACACTACAAATACCATTCCTTGTATGTAATAAATAAAAGGAGGGGTGAATTTTTTGAGTGTCCAGAGGAGTCCCTTCAAAACTTCTGGACCCCAATGTAAAGTCTGTAACAGGGCACCCCATATAtgatatttataatactggtgtcttcttatgtggcagagggcatGGGTAACACTGCTTCTTTTTTACCCCCTACCACTACGCCCATACGTGGTATTTTATTCCTCTCTATTTTCAAAGCATCTTTATATCTGGGATTGCCACACAAGAGCTAAGTAAAGTATGTGAGCATGTGGGAGATTAATACAATTACACTTGGCTAAATTCCATGTAAAAGCTTCATCCATAAATATGTTTGCAATATTTTATCATCTTAATATAATTTAGTAAATCCAATAAGTGAATCCAACAAAAATTGAATTTCAGTTTTCCACAAAATCTTTTTTAGTATGACCACTTTATTACATATCCGCATACTCGCAAAAAAAATTGaagctagtaaaaaaaaaaaagtgtctgccTGTTTCATTCTGATGATTACAATTTAAAGTGAGCACATTTCTGCACCCCACTTACATTTGGCAGGAAAGGACTGGTTTTGTCAAAGTCACCATAAACTCATGATTTGAGTCAACAAATGCAAACCTAGGATCTTTGTAATATGTTTTATACTATATATTTGTTGTGccaatttttttatgcatttacaTGTTTTTCTTAGTTGATTTCTACTCTGTGCATTGTCAAAAAATCTCCTGTTGCTAATTGGAAATTTTTAATAAGCTGCTGTTGATAGATCAgttattcttaggcctcatgcacatgccaAGGCCGTGTGTGTTCAAAGTTTATAAGACGGCATACAGTTTCTACAGTACCATATTCCTACAGTTTCATATTCCAATAGGGTTCTCCATCACAGATTCCATAATTTTTGTGGACAAAATAGatcagcatgcagcgctattttatcCTTCAAAATTACGGAAAAAATGATGGAAACCCAATGGAACCCAAATCAATAAGTTATGTTGGGTGACGGATCTGGCGCTTCAGTTTTTCCCGTTATTCTGTTCCATCAAAGGAACAGAATCATGGAAACTGTAGCGCATATGTAAACAGAGCCATAGTCATATGCTAATCATGCCTGTTGGGTGTTAATGTGTTAATGAGCTGCAGCTAGTATTATAGAGCCATAACCATAAGGTCAGGATCacgcacagttttgatgccgtttttggtgcaaattttggctcagtttttttttttttagcaagaatGAGCACAAAAAAGGAGATAGataagtcttttctttatacctttctttccttgtggatccacttctggctttggctaaaaaaaacaagccaaagactgcatcaaaactgtgtgtgcgaTCCTGGCCTAAGAAGATCCGTCAGCAGCAGTAGCTACTTTTCGTGTCGACTGTTTGAGATTAGAAGGATACTCAAACATGACCATCATTTAATGGTCATAAATTATTTAAAGTCTAGGAAACAACCAGTTTCTAAATTAAAAATAGGCCTTTAGCGAAAAGAATAAGAACGGAGTTAGGAATTTTATTTTCATCGTTACTGCGGCAGGCATGCACATTATTAGACATATAAGTAGGAGATTTTTTTATGATGGATTCTGTAAGTGTTAGTAACTAGGAAAATGGGATTTGTGCCTTTTAACGTATGGATTAATGTAAgggttaattcacacctggcagaTTTGTTACAGTGATCTCTGCAACTgtgccattcatctgaatagggttTGCAGAtaaccatgcacatgctgcagtaaCAATCCTATTCAGATATACGGAACaggttttcagttgcagaaatttctgcaacaaatctactgcgtctgaatataccctaagggcttGTCTATACGTAGCGAATTGCTGCGTCATTTACATCCAGAATTgaggacagaaaaaacgcagcagaatacagtagcagcaaagtgggtgagatttagcaaatctcatccacatgctgcgtaaaatttccgaccagaaattgacctgcggtgcgtatttttcggactgcagcatgtcaattcctgctgcggaaagtggactgaattgctgtgtttttcagaggagacgtctccatctcccaacattgagaagaacgccgcaaaatatgcaccattttgtGCAGtcgaaaacgcaggaaatggtgcagtttttctgcagcggaatttctgctactttctgcggaattgctgcagaaattttctgcaacaaatccgttacatgtggacaagccctaatactttGTTGAGGTGTCAACTACATAAAGACAGCAAAAGATGAACCCACATGTCACTAATATACTCGAAAGTATCAGATTCATAAGTTGTCAATTTAACTGGTTAATTGACATTCCACATTCTCGGAAACATTAGACCATTGTGTGACAGGTCCTGCTTCATACAAGTTAGTCACAGGtaaggctcgtgggaaaaaaaacctttttatacaattttatgCTAGATAACATGATCTCTTATGGCACATGTATGCATAATATACACTGATATGTAGCATATTTGCTTTTACCAGTTACTTATTTGGCCAGGAGTGGTAAAGTggtgctattgttttttttaaaatgaagtacttgactaaaatataaaaataaagcatataaaatatatatttttaaacaaaGGAACTGATCATCTTT from Rhinoderma darwinii isolate aRhiDar2 chromosome 3, aRhiDar2.hap1, whole genome shotgun sequence carries:
- the IGF1 gene encoding insulin-like growth factor 1 isoform X1 is translated as MEKNNSFSSQLLKCYFCDILKVKMHTMSYLYLFYLGICLLTLTHSASAGQETLCGAELVDALQFVCGERGFFFSKPVGYGYSSRRSHHRGIVDECCFQSCDLRRLEMYCAPAKPVKSARSVRAQRHTDMPKAQKEVHLKNASRGNTGSRSFRI
- the IGF1 gene encoding insulin-like growth factor 1 isoform X2 yields the protein MHTMSYLYLFYLGICLLTLTHSASAGQETLCGAELVDALQFVCGERGFFFSKPVGYGYSSRRSHHRGIVDECCFQSCDLRRLEMYCAPAKPVKSARSVRAQRHTDMPKAQKEVHLKNASRGNTGSRSFRI